From one Bacteroidota bacterium genomic stretch:
- a CDS encoding deoxyhypusine synthase, protein MGKKEILSETIKHVDFTSFDSTPIVDAMRDMSFTSRDTANAADILARMVKDKDCLIILTISGSTSAGGCMQVYSDMVKYHMVDAVVSTGASIVDMDFFEALGFKHYKGSPFVDDQQLRSQYVDRIYDTFIDEEELQVCDQTICEIADTLEPRPYSSREFIYEMGKYLTTHSKKPNSLVQLAYENNVPIFCPAFSDCSAGFGLVKHQWQHPDKHVSIDSVKDFMELTKIKMAAKETGLFMIGGGTPKNFAQDTVVCAEMLGKDVDMHKYAVQITVADVRDGACSSSTLKEACSWGKVDTSFEQMVYAEATTVVPLICSFVYHKNEWKNRGKKELAKIF, encoded by the coding sequence ATGTCTTTTACTTCGCGAGACACTGCAAACGCTGCCGATATCCTGGCCCGTATGGTAAAGGATAAGGATTGTCTGATTATTCTTACCATTTCTGGTTCAACTTCTGCCGGCGGATGCATGCAGGTTTATTCCGACATGGTGAAGTATCACATGGTCGATGCAGTTGTGTCTACCGGTGCTTCAATAGTTGACATGGATTTTTTCGAAGCTCTTGGTTTTAAACATTACAAAGGATCTCCTTTTGTAGATGACCAGCAATTGAGGTCACAGTATGTCGATAGAATTTATGATACTTTTATCGATGAAGAAGAATTGCAGGTTTGCGACCAGACTATTTGCGAAATTGCAGACACTCTGGAGCCAAGGCCATATTCTTCAAGGGAATTTATTTATGAAATGGGTAAATATCTTACTACCCATTCAAAAAAGCCCAATTCTTTGGTTCAGCTTGCTTATGAGAATAATGTACCTATCTTCTGCCCGGCTTTTAGTGATTGCAGTGCGGGTTTTGGATTGGTAAAGCACCAATGGCAACATCCGGATAAACATGTATCAATTGATTCAGTCAAAGATTTTATGGAATTGACAAAAATCAAAATGGCTGCAAAAGAAACAGGTTTGTTCATGATTGGGGGCGGAACTCCAAAGAATTTTGCACAAGATACAGTGGTTTGTGCAGAAATGTTGGGTAAAGATGTGGATATGCATAAATATGCGGTGCAAATTACAGTTGCGGATGTGCGTGACGGGGCCTGCTCCAGTTCAACTTTAAAGGAAGCCTGTTCCTGGGGCAAGGTTGATACCAGTTTTGAACAGATGGTTTATGCCGAAGCAACTACAGTAGTCCCCTTGATTTGTAGTTTTGTGTATCATAAAAATGAATGGAAAAACAGAGGGAAAAAGGAATTAGCTAAGATTTTTTAG
- a CDS encoding ATP-binding cassette domain-containing protein has translation MDIVRAEHVHKKFNTQVALEDVSISVREGSVFGLLGPNGAGKTTLIRIINQITAPDEGKLFFGDHQLSSNDIAYIGYLPEERGLYRKMKVGEQAMYLAQLKGLSKADAWQKLKYWFEKFEIQGWWNKKIEELSKGMQQKVQFIVTVLHEPKLLIFDEPFSGFDPINTNLIKKEMLNLKEKGASIILSTHNMSSVEELCDDIALINKSKVILSGNVEEIRKDFKPNIYEVTFEGEIEKLKASLNDHYEVIEEKKNHHLNTALIRIYNHSVENELLSLIMPSVHITSFNELIPGMNDIFIKVVEQYNRQSQPSTIA, from the coding sequence ATGGACATAGTTAGAGCCGAACACGTACATAAAAAATTCAACACCCAGGTTGCATTAGAGGATGTAAGTATTTCTGTAAGAGAAGGATCTGTTTTTGGCCTTCTTGGTCCCAATGGGGCTGGCAAAACAACTTTAATACGGATCATTAACCAAATTACTGCTCCTGATGAGGGGAAATTGTTTTTTGGCGATCATCAACTTAGTTCCAATGATATTGCCTATATCGGTTATTTACCCGAAGAAAGAGGCCTGTACCGGAAAATGAAAGTGGGTGAGCAGGCCATGTATCTTGCCCAGTTGAAAGGCCTTTCAAAGGCTGATGCTTGGCAGAAGCTTAAATATTGGTTCGAAAAATTTGAAATACAGGGCTGGTGGAACAAGAAGATAGAGGAACTTTCCAAAGGAATGCAGCAGAAGGTACAGTTTATTGTTACTGTTTTGCATGAGCCTAAACTTCTGATCTTTGATGAACCCTTCAGTGGTTTTGATCCCATTAATACCAATCTCATCAAAAAGGAGATGTTGAACCTTAAAGAAAAAGGGGCTTCTATTATTTTATCCACCCACAATATGAGTTCTGTTGAAGAACTTTGTGATGATATCGCCTTGATTAATAAGTCGAAAGTAATATTAAGCGGTAACGTGGAAGAAATCAGGAAAGACTTTAAACCCAATATTTATGAGGTGACTTTTGAGGGGGAAATTGAAAAGTTGAAAGCATCTCTGAATGATCATTATGAAGTGATAGAAGAAAAAAAGAATCATCATTTAAACACGGCTTTAATCAGGATTTATAACCACAGTGTTGAAAACGAACTTCTTTCTCTAATTATGCCTTCTGTGCATATTACCTCTTTCAATGAACTGATTCCCGGCATGAACGACATTTTTATCAAGGTGGTTGAACAATATAATCGTCAGAGCCAACCCTCAACAATAGCCTGA
- the hisF gene encoding imidazole glycerol phosphate synthase subunit HisF, which produces MLAKRIIPCLDVRDGQTVKGVKFVNIQNVGDPVELGALYAQEGADELVYLDITASNEGRKTFASLVKRIARNLNIPFTVGGGISDIHDAEVLLAAGADKISINSSAVKHPDLINQIAKNFGSQFVVVAIDARFENNDWVVYVNGGRIATPKRLFSWALEAQDRGCGEILFTSMNHDGTKNGFACDTLAHLSEILSIPVIASGGAGTMQHFADVFTRGKADAGLAASIFHFREIPIPALKNYLRDQGIAVRIN; this is translated from the coding sequence ATGCTAGCTAAACGTATAATACCTTGTCTGGATGTAAGAGATGGGCAAACAGTTAAAGGGGTAAAATTTGTAAATATCCAGAATGTAGGCGATCCGGTAGAGCTTGGTGCTCTATATGCCCAGGAAGGGGCTGATGAACTGGTTTACCTTGATATTACAGCCTCAAATGAAGGACGAAAAACTTTTGCTTCACTGGTTAAACGTATTGCTCGAAATTTAAACATCCCTTTTACTGTAGGTGGCGGAATTAGCGATATCCATGATGCTGAGGTCTTACTTGCCGCCGGGGCTGACAAGATTTCCATCAATTCATCTGCCGTGAAGCATCCGGATTTAATCAACCAGATTGCTAAAAATTTCGGAAGCCAGTTTGTGGTGGTCGCTATTGATGCCAGATTTGAGAATAATGACTGGGTGGTTTATGTCAATGGCGGGAGAATAGCTACCCCTAAAAGGTTGTTCTCCTGGGCACTGGAAGCTCAGGACAGAGGCTGCGGAGAAATTTTGTTTACCTCCATGAACCACGATGGTACAAAAAATGGTTTTGCCTGCGATACTCTTGCCCATTTATCCGAAATCCTAAGTATTCCTGTTATTGCATCGGGTGGGGCAGGGACAATGCAGCATTTTGCCGATGTGTTCACCCGGGGTAAAGCTGATGCAGGACTTGCTGCCAGCATTTTCCATTTCAGGGAAATTCCTATTCCTGCATTGAAAAATTATCTCCGGGATCAGGGAATTGCCGTAAGAATAAATTAA